Proteins from a single region of Symphalangus syndactylus isolate Jambi chromosome 12, NHGRI_mSymSyn1-v2.1_pri, whole genome shotgun sequence:
- the CTBS gene encoding di-N-acetylchitobiase isoform X1 yields the protein MSRPQLRRWGLLSSPPRGVPGLALLALLALRLAAGTDCPCPEPELCRPIRHHPDFEVFVFDVGQKTWKSYDWSQITTVATFGKYDSELMCYAHSKGARVVLKGDVSLKDIIDPAFRASWIAQKLNLAKTQYMDGINIDIEQEVNCLSPEYDALTALVKETTDSFHREIEGSQVTFDVAWSPKNIDRRCYNYTGIADACDFLFVMSYDEQSQIWSECIAAANAPYNQTLTGYNDYIKMSINPKKLVMGVPWYGYDYTCLNLSEDHVCTIAKVPFRGAPCSDAAGRQVPYKTIMKQINSSISGNLWDKDQQSPYYNYKVRLFDPAGHFHQVWYDNPQSISLKATYIQNYGLRGIGMWNANCLDYSGDAVPKQQTEEMWEVLKPKLLQR from the exons ATGTCCCGGCCGCAGCTTCGACGCTGGGGCCTCCTCTCTAGCCCGCCGCGCGGCGTCCCGGGTCTAGCGCTGCTGGCGCTGCTTGCGCTGCGGCTCGCGGCCGGGACCGACTGCCCATGCCCGGAGCCTGAGCTTTGCCGCCCGATTCGCCACCATCCAGATTTCGAG GTCTTTGTGTTTGATGTTGGACAGAAAACTTGGAAATCTTATGATTGGTCACAGATTACAACTGTGGCAACATTTGGAAAATATGACTCAGAACTTATGTGCTACGCTCATTCAAAAGGAGCCAGAGTAGTACTTAAAG GAGATGTATCCTTAAAGGATATCATTGATCCTGCTTTCAGAGCATCCTGGATAGCTCAAAAACTTAATTTGGCCAAGACACAATATATGGATGGAATTAATATAGATATAGAGCAAGAAGTTAATTGTTTATCACCTGAATATGATGCATTAACTGCTTTAGTCAAAGAAACTACAGACTCTTTCCATCGTGAAATTGAGGGATCACAG GTAACCTTTGACGTAGCTTGGTCTCCAAAGAACATAGACAGAAGATGCTATAATTATACTGGAATCGCAGATGCTTGTGACTTCCTCTTTGTGATGTCTTATGATGAACAAAGTCAGATCTGGTCAGAATGTATTGCAGCAGCCAATGCTCCCTATAATCAGACATTAACTG GATATAATGACTACATCAAGATGAGCATTAATCCTAAGAAACTTGTAATGGGTGTTCCTTGGTATGGTTATGATTATACCTGCCTGAATCTGTCTGAG GATCATGTTTGTACCATTGCAAAAGTCCCTTTCCGGGGGGCTCCTTGTAGTGACGCTGCAGGACGTCAGGTGCCCTACAAAACGATCATGAAGCAAATAAATAGTTCTATTTCTGGAAACCTATGGGATAAAGATCAACAGTCTCCTTATTATAACTATAAAGTAAGACTTTTC gaTCCTGCTGGCCACTTTCATCAAGTATGGTATGATAACCCTCAGAGTATTTCTTTAAAGGCAACATATATACAAAACTATGGCTTGCGGGGCATTGGCATGTGGAATGCAAACTGTCTTGACTACTCTGGAGATGCTGTACCCAAACAGCAAACTGAAGAAATGTGGGAAGTCTTAAAGCCAAAGCTGTTACAGAGATGA
- the CTBS gene encoding di-N-acetylchitobiase isoform X2 has product MSRPQLRRWGLLSSPPRGVPGLALLALLALRLAAGTDCPCPEPELCRPIRHHPDFEVFVFDVGQKTWKSYDWSQITTVATFGKYDSELMCYAHSKGARVVLKGDVSLKDIIDPAFRASWIAQKLNLAKTQYMDGINIDIEQEVNCLSPEYDALTALVKETTDSFHREIEGSQVTFDVAWSPKNIDRRCYNYTGIADACDFLFVMSYDEQSQIWSECIAAANAPYNQTLTGYNDYIKMSINPKKLVMGVPWYGYDYTCLNLSEDHVCTIAKVPFRGAPCSDAAGRQVPYKTIMKQINSSISGNLWDKDQQSPYYNYKDPAGHFHQVWYDNPQSISLKATYIQNYGLRGIGMWNANCLDYSGDAVPKQQTEEMWEVLKPKLLQR; this is encoded by the exons ATGTCCCGGCCGCAGCTTCGACGCTGGGGCCTCCTCTCTAGCCCGCCGCGCGGCGTCCCGGGTCTAGCGCTGCTGGCGCTGCTTGCGCTGCGGCTCGCGGCCGGGACCGACTGCCCATGCCCGGAGCCTGAGCTTTGCCGCCCGATTCGCCACCATCCAGATTTCGAG GTCTTTGTGTTTGATGTTGGACAGAAAACTTGGAAATCTTATGATTGGTCACAGATTACAACTGTGGCAACATTTGGAAAATATGACTCAGAACTTATGTGCTACGCTCATTCAAAAGGAGCCAGAGTAGTACTTAAAG GAGATGTATCCTTAAAGGATATCATTGATCCTGCTTTCAGAGCATCCTGGATAGCTCAAAAACTTAATTTGGCCAAGACACAATATATGGATGGAATTAATATAGATATAGAGCAAGAAGTTAATTGTTTATCACCTGAATATGATGCATTAACTGCTTTAGTCAAAGAAACTACAGACTCTTTCCATCGTGAAATTGAGGGATCACAG GTAACCTTTGACGTAGCTTGGTCTCCAAAGAACATAGACAGAAGATGCTATAATTATACTGGAATCGCAGATGCTTGTGACTTCCTCTTTGTGATGTCTTATGATGAACAAAGTCAGATCTGGTCAGAATGTATTGCAGCAGCCAATGCTCCCTATAATCAGACATTAACTG GATATAATGACTACATCAAGATGAGCATTAATCCTAAGAAACTTGTAATGGGTGTTCCTTGGTATGGTTATGATTATACCTGCCTGAATCTGTCTGAG GATCATGTTTGTACCATTGCAAAAGTCCCTTTCCGGGGGGCTCCTTGTAGTGACGCTGCAGGACGTCAGGTGCCCTACAAAACGATCATGAAGCAAATAAATAGTTCTATTTCTGGAAACCTATGGGATAAAGATCAACAGTCTCCTTATTATAACTATAAA gaTCCTGCTGGCCACTTTCATCAAGTATGGTATGATAACCCTCAGAGTATTTCTTTAAAGGCAACATATATACAAAACTATGGCTTGCGGGGCATTGGCATGTGGAATGCAAACTGTCTTGACTACTCTGGAGATGCTGTACCCAAACAGCAAACTGAAGAAATGTGGGAAGTCTTAAAGCCAAAGCTGTTACAGAGATGA